In Sphingobacterium sp. R2, the genomic stretch ATGGATTTTATTCAAATTCCGACGACTTTACTTTCCCAGGTAGACGCATCAGTTGGAGGTAAAACCGGTATTGATATTGGAAGTGTGAAAAATATTATTGGCACTTTTGCACAACCCGAAGCTGTATTTATTTCAAGCCAGTTTTTGAAGACCTTAGATCAACGTCAGTTAATCTCAGGTTTTGCTGAAGTCATCAAACATGGACTGATCTTCGATCGGGCTTATTATGAGCGAGTGAAAACACTGGAGATCGATCAAATCGATAATTCTTTGGTCAAACATTCTGTTTCGATCAAAAACCGTGTCATCCTTGAGGATCCGAAAGAAAAGGGGCTGCGTAAAATTTTAAATTTTGGCCACACAATTGGTCATGCTATTGAGGGTTATTCGTTGTTGAACGATGCTTCACCTTTATTACATGGAGAAGCTATTGCAGTAGGAATGATTTGTGAGGGGTATCTATCGCATAAATTGAATGGATTGCCTTTGGATGAATTAAACGATTTGATCCAAACTTTTAGAAAATATTTCAACGACTACACATTTCATTCTTCGATTGATACAGCCTTGTTGGATCTGATGCGAAATGATAAGAAAAACCTGTCCAATCAGATCGGTTTCGCATTGCTTGACCAAATTGGCAGTTGTCAATATGATATCTACGTTTCTGAGGAAGATATTATTGAAAGTCTTGATTTTTACCGTGAGCTAATCACACAGTAATAAAATGGAAAAGCCGTGGAACGGGAGTATTCACGGCTTTTCTTTACAGCTATTTTTATCGCAATTTCATTGCGGAAAATAGTAAACCTAAACTTAAATCATCATAATAACCATTTATATCATGAATAGAATCTTCATTTTTCTGTTTCTTCTCTTGGGGATATCAGCTGCTGTTCAGGCACAAAGGCAAGTATTGATCTTTAGTAAGACAAAGGGGTTTAGGCACGGAAGCATCGAAAAGGGTGCACAGGTACTTAAACAATTGCTAGAGAAAGAAAAGATAAAATCTGATCATTCAGAGGATGCTGCATTGTTTACAGACCAAGGATTGAAAAAATATGACGCTGTTATCTTTCTGAGCACAACTGGCGATATTCTCGATAATGTGCAACAGGAAGCTTTTGTGCGGTATATCCAATCAGGAAAAGGTTTTGTGGGTATCCATGCGGCGACGGATACTGAGTTCGATTGGCCATGGTATAACGGCCTTGTAGGCGCCTATTTTGCGTCTCATCCTGCTGTACAAAAAGCCAAAATTGATGTGCTGGACAGAAAACATCCGGCCACCAAGCACCTTGATCCGATCTGGTGGCACAAGGATGAATGGTATAATTTCAAGGACGTGAAGGACGGATTACATGTTTTGATGAATTTGGATGAAAAAAGCTACCAAGGTGGAAAAATGGGGGATCAACATCCAATCTCCTGGACCCAAAGCTACGATGGAGGAAAAGTCTTCTATACTGGGCTTGGACATACTGATGAGTCTTATGACGAACCTGAGTTCCAAAAACATTTAATTGGAGGAATTTTATCTGTTCTTCCCAAGAAAAAGTAACTTATTTATCGTTGGCGTTTTCTTAACTAGGGCATGTTACATGATTCTATTTGTCCATATCAAAACGAAAAGTTCCAAATGGTTATTCCATTTGGAACTTTTTTATAATGGATAGCGAAATGGCAAGAGAACCAATTTTGCCATTTGATCGGGGTTAATAGTCCAGTTTATATTTTACACCGATACTAAACCAACGCCCGGGCATTGGAACGGCGGCTGCTTCAATATAGCGCTTATCCAGTATATTTTGCACATCTGCAAAGATATTTAATTCATGGAATTGGTAGGCCGCCCTTATATCTGCAATAAAATAAGATTTGTAAATTATACGTTCATTAAAACGGTTGGAACTGGTTAACATCCAATTTTTGTGATTTATTGTAAAATTGACTATAACTTGGTGCCGTAGGCTCTCTATGGCATATTTAGATAGTATTCCATCGGCTAATGTCACTTTAGGATGAAGATAAT encodes the following:
- the aroB gene encoding 3-dehydroquinate synthase is translated as MEVIESLGYQVYFDDTLASLEAFLAERNYSKIIVLVDTNTLDNCLPLFQQALPNLANYDVIEVDPGEENKNIDFCIGVWHNMLDFGADRHSLMINLGGGVVTDMGGFAASTFKRGMDFIQIPTTLLSQVDASVGGKTGIDIGSVKNIIGTFAQPEAVFISSQFLKTLDQRQLISGFAEVIKHGLIFDRAYYERVKTLEIDQIDNSLVKHSVSIKNRVILEDPKEKGLRKILNFGHTIGHAIEGYSLLNDASPLLHGEAIAVGMICEGYLSHKLNGLPLDELNDLIQTFRKYFNDYTFHSSIDTALLDLMRNDKKNLSNQIGFALLDQIGSCQYDIYVSEEDIIESLDFYRELITQ
- a CDS encoding ThuA domain-containing protein is translated as MNRIFIFLFLLLGISAAVQAQRQVLIFSKTKGFRHGSIEKGAQVLKQLLEKEKIKSDHSEDAALFTDQGLKKYDAVIFLSTTGDILDNVQQEAFVRYIQSGKGFVGIHAATDTEFDWPWYNGLVGAYFASHPAVQKAKIDVLDRKHPATKHLDPIWWHKDEWYNFKDVKDGLHVLMNLDEKSYQGGKMGDQHPISWTQSYDGGKVFYTGLGHTDESYDEPEFQKHLIGGILSVLPKKK